Within Sorangiineae bacterium MSr11367, the genomic segment CCCGCGAGATCCCGCGGCCGGCGTTCCCGTCCCTCCGACGAGAGGCGCTTGGCGACGGCGGCGTTGCCGATGGCCTGGTGCGAACCCGGAATGGACGGCAACACCAGCCGCGGCCCGCGCGCGTCGATCACGGCGAAGCGGTCGCGCGAGGCCATCTGACCCAGCGCCGTCTCGACCAAGGCGCGCGTATCTTGTCCCTCGCCGTCGAGCACGAGCGCGATCTGCTCGCCCATGCGCGCGGTGCCTTCGGCCGCGGGGGCAATGACGTCGATCCGCACGAGCACCTCGCCGCCCCACGCAGGCACCCGTGTATCGCTCGGGCGCATGGCGATGCCCAGGCCCTGGGTCGCCAGCAACGTGGGGCTGCTCGTCAGCGTGAATCGCCCATTGCGGGGCACGATGAAGCCGATGGGGGCGCGCCACGGATCGTCGGGCGAGCGCGAGACGACGCGACGCGGGATGTCGCCGTTGTCGTGGATCTCGAGCCCATTGGGGGTGACCACGGCGGCGCCGCCGGCACCCTTTTGCCCCACGATGACCGTTCCATCTTTGGCCAGCAGCGGCCCGCCGCACGCCGGGAGGACCACCGCGGCGATGCCCATCCAGACCAGCGCGGTACCTCGGCTGAGCGACATCGAGGTACTAGCTATGACGTAGACCGCGGATTTCTGCCAGCCTGATGGTTCCTTACACCGGCCTCAAGCCGCCAAGCCGATGCTCTCCAGGCTGCCGTCGCGGACCTCGTAAAGCCGCACCCGGGGCCGGGAGGGGGCGTCGTCCACCGTGGCTGAGGCGCCGAAAACCCGGTTTTTTCCACCCCCGACGATGCGATCCACGATGCGGTGACGGTGGCCGTGGAGCACGTGAAGCTGGGGATGCTTCACCAACAAGGTCAGCAGGCGGTCGTGCCCGCGGAGCCCGTCGATGAAGTGCCAGGGGTTTCGGTCGTTGCCGAACGGCGGGTGGTGGACGACGACGATGGTCGCCTTCGCGCGCAGGGAGGGGTCTTCGATGCACCTTTGAAGAGCCTCGGCAGCGCTTTCCGTGAGTTCGCCGCCGGAGCGCGCGATCGATTGATGCCGCGAAGCGTCGACCGGCAGAATCGCGAAGGTCCCGCGGTCGATGGTGCGGCCGGGCTCGGTCGCGCTGCAGTGGGCATACGCGCGGAGAGGTCCGGCCATCGCATTTTTCCATCCGTGGCTCGAGTCGTAGGCATCGTGGTTTCCTGGAACGAGGGTGACGCGGTCGGCGTCGAGGTTGGAGTCATGAAGGACCTCGGCGAAGCGCTCGAACTGCTTCGGCGTCCCGAGTTCCGTCAAATCACCGGAAATCACGATGTGATCCGCGCGTGCGCGTTTGGCGCTCTCGAGCGCGTCCTTCATCTTCAAGGCACGCGCGTTGTCGTCGAGCCGGCGGTGAACGCTCACCATGCGGGTGGAAAAGCTGTAGGCGCCGTCATTGGCGCCGCGCCGTTCCAAGATGTGCACGTCGGACAGATGCGCGATGCGCTGCAGGGTCGGAAGATATGGGCCACCTTCGCTCATGACGTGCTCATAAACTTGGATGCACGACTAGAGCGAAGCGTCCATCGACCGCCGCAGGTTTTGAAAATTGCTCTACGGACTACGGCCGCATCGCATGTTGCCGGAGGTGCGGGCGACGACGTCGTAATCGCCCACCGGGATGTTCGATGGGACGACCAAGGTGCCCTCGAAAGCGCCCCGCGCGTCCGTGGCCAGGGAGCCCACGCGCAACTCGCCACGGCCGGACGACTTTCCTGCCTCACGCAAAACGACATCCACCACGACATTGGGGCATGCCTCGCCGTCGGCGCGCACGTTGCCACTGACGCGCATCGGGCCGCCGCGCCGTGTGTCCAAGTTGGCTGCGGCGAGCGCAACCGACGAGTGCGGACGATCGTCCTTTTTCTCGTCGGCAAGGTCGTGGGCCGGATCGCTGGCCGGTGCGTTGGGGCCGGAGGACGACGTGCGGGCGCCGCCTGTGCTCGAGTTGGTCGAGGAGGACGAGCCGCCACCCGCGCCGGTGTTTCCAGTGGAGCTGCCCGACGAGGAGCCGCTGTGCGGGTTGCCCGATGCAGGCGCCGTCGCGTTGGTCGGGGCAAGCGAGTCGCCGGGGGTCGCGCCGCTCGGCCATTGAAAGGGATCCGGCGGTGGATCGTAGGCGGGACCCTCGCGGATGGGATCTCCCACGGTTCGTCCGGCGCCGCCCAGATCCGTGCGGCGCCATAGCTTGCCGTCGTGGATCTCGACCCACGCATGGGCCTCGTTCATCACCATCCGGGTCGGCAAGCCCAAGCTCAGGGCCGTGATCAGAAAGGAGAACGCGCGGTGCCGGCAGACGCCCTTCTGCGAGAGCGCCAGATCCAGGTACACGTTGTTGTGCTCGCGCGGCGGATCGTCGGCCTCGACGAAGCTGCGGTGGTACGAGACGAGCCGTCGCACCACCTCGCGCGGAGACATCGCCCGGCTCACGCCGATGTGCGCGGTCACCTGCCGTGCCGCCGCCGCGACCTTCTCCGGAAGTCTTTCCACCGGCGGCAGGTCGTTCCACGCCGGCGTGCCGAACTCACCCCCGAAGGCTTCGCGCGGGGCGCTCACCTCCATCACCAGCCGCGCTTTGCCCGGCGCCGCTGCGATGAACCAATTGTCCGCCCCATCGTGGAAGAGCGAAAATGCGAGATCGCGCGGGCCCGCGGCGAGGTGCGCGCGGATCACGCGCGCCCCCGGTGCCACGCTGGGGATGCGCACCGTCGTGTCGGCGCGGGCGTTGAGCACGATGTCCGCGAAAAAGTGCTCCTCCGGTACGTCCAGCGCCCCAGAATCACCACTCGACTTCAGCGGCTCCGGCCGCGCTTTCTGCACGTACAACTGGTACGACTCGTCGACCGCGTCATAGGCCCAGAGCCGCTTGAACGGAGCCGTGGCCGGGCGGAACGGCTCGTCGTAGTGCGACACGTCGGGCCGGCGCGTGTTGCGATCCGGCGTGTACACCGCATGGTCCGGCCCCGCGCCCTCGGGCTGCGTGTTCTCGTAGGTGGCATCGCTCGATGCCGGCGGCTTGCGGGCATCGGGGGAGCGCACCAGGCCATTGCGCGTTTCCACCGCGGCGGGAAGATCTCCCGCGCCCGTCGCTCCGAGGGACCAATCGTCCTGGAGGTCCGCTGGAATGGGCACGTGCAGCACGGGACCCGGGCCCGTGGCCGTGGCGGGGGCCGTGATGGCGAGCACCAACGAAAGAAGAGCGATGGATCTCAGCGCGCGCATCGATGGTCGAGCTTAGCGCGCCCGCGCCGAGGCTTTCCATCCACCGGGCTGGTAAAAGAACGTGCCCTCCGACGAACCGTACCGCGGCCCGTACCAGGTTTGCCCCGGCGGGGCATGCTCCCAGTGACCGGGAATCCACGTGTATTGCGCACCGGTCCAGTGCCAATAGCCGCTGACCCACACGGCGGTGGCGCTTGGTGGCGCAGGACGATCTTCCTGCAGCGGTGCAGGGGGTGGGCCGTTCACGACGACCCCGCGCGGTGTCGGGTTGGAGGCCGTTGCAACGCAGCCACCCAGGCAAACAACGCAACAGAGGATGCAGACAGCGTAAGCGCTAAGCGAGGTCGCTCTCATCTCTTACCTCCGTAGGGCACGTGACCCGCACGAAAGAACAAAACAGAATAGCATGTGCACGCTATGAGTCCGCACGC encodes:
- a CDS encoding metallophosphoesterase, translated to MSEGGPYLPTLQRIAHLSDVHILERRGANDGAYSFSTRMVSVHRRLDDNARALKMKDALESAKRARADHIVISGDLTELGTPKQFERFAEVLHDSNLDADRVTLVPGNHDAYDSSHGWKNAMAGPLRAYAHCSATEPGRTIDRGTFAILPVDASRHQSIARSGGELTESAAEALQRCIEDPSLRAKATIVVVHHPPFGNDRNPWHFIDGLRGHDRLLTLLVKHPQLHVLHGHRHRIVDRIVGGGKNRVFGASATVDDAPSRPRVRLYEVRDGSLESIGLAA
- a CDS encoding transglutaminase-like domain-containing protein; the protein is MRALRSIALLSLVLAITAPATATGPGPVLHVPIPADLQDDWSLGATGAGDLPAAVETRNGLVRSPDARKPPASSDATYENTQPEGAGPDHAVYTPDRNTRRPDVSHYDEPFRPATAPFKRLWAYDAVDESYQLYVQKARPEPLKSSGDSGALDVPEEHFFADIVLNARADTTVRIPSVAPGARVIRAHLAAGPRDLAFSLFHDGADNWFIAAAPGKARLVMEVSAPREAFGGEFGTPAWNDLPPVERLPEKVAAAARQVTAHIGVSRAMSPREVVRRLVSYHRSFVEADDPPREHNNVYLDLALSQKGVCRHRAFSFLITALSLGLPTRMVMNEAHAWVEIHDGKLWRRTDLGGAGRTVGDPIREGPAYDPPPDPFQWPSGATPGDSLAPTNATAPASGNPHSGSSSGSSTGNTGAGGGSSSSTNSSTGGARTSSSGPNAPASDPAHDLADEKKDDRPHSSVALAAANLDTRRGGPMRVSGNVRADGEACPNVVVDVVLREAGKSSGRGELRVGSLATDARGAFEGTLVVPSNIPVGDYDVVARTSGNMRCGRSP